In Solanum lycopersicum chromosome 3, SLM_r2.1, the genomic stretch GCcatatttctaattttgattaaaaattctaCCCTAATTGTTGATTATCTAATTATTGTTGTTGACTGTTAACTTTTCTAATATTGATAATTTGAATATTCTATTATAAAGAtcgatttaattaaaattcgaTCATGTGATtctaaagaaaaagataaaaaaaaaaatcgtgaTGTAATTAACGAGATATTTCCATAATTGAGTATTGAATtcgattttgaaaaaataacttttctaataatatgtttttttttttaagctaCGCGACGTAAATCTTGAGCCTATTCTATATTAAGTATCACATGTTtagatttaaaaagaaaagcaaagccttttattttcttcttcgaatatattaagaaaaaaaaatattgtctaaAAGCAATTTGATATTAACTTAACAAAATggagaaattaaaattagaaaaagaagcTTAATGCAAATAATGTTGAGTAATGATTAACATATACTTATtctcaaatttaattaaaccTAACTTGGAATATGCATACAATTTTCAATCACTATCAATTTCATTtgctacaataattttttcatttttgtcttCACTTGCTAAATAATATATtggatataaaatatcatttccAATCATAGAGGATAAGAACAGAtacatattaatcaaaattagatgatattgtttagatattttatgttttgtttgaaaaaaatcGTTCATGTCTTTTGgggcttttaaaaaaaaaattatttatagaaaatttatattatcaatttttaccttaaacaaaaatttaattatgaaaaatgaaaacaCAAAGACAGTGTTTTAAGTATTAGAGAAAGAAAATTAGtcaattaaaatatacaaaGTGGTGGAAGAATTAATGCTCTTATTTTTAGCGATATAAATGGAAAATTATGAAATGACTACACTTTTATATAGAAAAGTTTTagggaaaaaaaaacacataatgaTATATGTTTTAAGCTAAATTGGCTTAATCTATTCTTAAGTATGGTGATATTATTGTTCCTAAATAAGtgtatacatttttttcttcttcaaaatatcttttatataatGAGTATTCAATAATCCTAGATTAACACACATGAATAGTTATATCAATTATTgaactaataatatattaacatgCTCTAAGATTATCCAcgttaattaaaaatatctagtatgtgtaaataattatttttctatttatcacatgaattttacttttacatataattaattttataatatttttattcatttcaatctAATTTGATTTAACACAAAGCTatagaaaataaacaaatttaaattttgagatttttaataataaatatacgaAAGTATATATCattatcttataattttaaatatattgagaattttaaattaataattttttattttaagtataaaaaagtATTATTCGAAAAGTATGCCGAACAAATTGAAATTAGAAATAGTATAATATTGTACTAGTATGTCGTTAAATCCTTGAATTTAGCTACTAGTAGATCAATCAAACTCTTAGCTCTTACTCCAGGTATTACTCTACCATTTTTTCATGCATAAACAAGAATCAAAATCGAGAATTGGGAGGTAAAATGGTGCAATTTTCAGAGAAATTCAGGGGACTTGTGAACGATCGATGGCTAGTTTTTGTAGCTTCGATGTGGGTTCAGTCTTGTTCTGGAATTGGGTATTTGTTTGGAAGCATATCTCCAGTGATCAAGAGTGGTATGGGTTATAACCAGAGGCAAATTGCCTTATTGGGTGTAGCTAAGGATTTGGGTGATGCCATTGGGTTCCTAGCTGGTATCTTGTGTGAAGTTTTGCCTATTTGGGCTGTTCTGTTTATTGGGGTTGTTCAGAATTTTGTTGGGTATGGTGTTGTTTGGTTGATTGTTGCTCACAAATTGCCTGCTTTGCCTCTTTGGGTGGTCAGTTCACTTTTCTTTGATTACTTATCTGTTTTCAGCTTTATAGAGTTTTGCAGTCTGGAATTTTACATTTTGTATGCTTTGATTTGAAATTTGAGCTCTTACATTTCTTAGTAGACAGAGTAATTAACAGTGGCGAAGCTAGAAATTTCATCAACGGTGTTCGAGATTTATTATGTAtgaatcaaaaataatttttgagtgGTATAATTTTCTCCGTGTGGAGTTGAGATAATTGACATCATTACTTGCCTCCAAAAAATGGATATTATGTATTCTTGATTCTTTGGGTTGTTGGAAATTACATGAAGGGTTTCATGTTCATTCTTTGGGTTGAGGGAAATTGCAATTTCATGTACGCTGAATTGCTAATTAAAGTTTTACCTAAAAATGGAACAAGCCTGAAGagtagaaaaaataatcatgGCAATTTTTAAGGTTTGTCCACTAGCAATATCTATACGGACATTCGGGAGGATATCCAAACTTCTGGATTTTGTATTATTGGACATTCAGAAGATGCatgatattttgtattattgGATGTCAAACTTCTGGATTCTGACTTGTAGTTCTCGTTGATAACTTCAAAATGAGTAGAATATCATTATACATGTTGATCAAGTTCTGATTATGAATCTCAAAGTCAAGTTCCTATGGTAATCGTTTCTGTCACTTCCTGATCTCCCCTCCTTTCCCCTCGTAGAAAATGGTAATCAAAAAACAAAGAAGGAATCTAGATACCTTTCTCTTCTTAAAGTCCTTTCGGATGGATTCGACATGATAGTTTCTTTTGAGAGCTTTAATATCACGGCTGAACAAGAAGGAGCTAAGCTGAGAAAGTTACTGCTGgatttggttatttttattctaaGTGATCATGCATCTGCTTTCCTGGTGCTTTTACTGTCTTACCCAGGATATATCATTTGATAACATGCCAAATGCGGTTGAACTTGTTGAAATTTATGGCTTCTTAAAAAGtaatttctcttttgttttgATGGCGGGATTCCGTTCCTTCTCCCCTTCTACAAATATAATTATGAGTGAAGCCTATATTGGCTTTGAGTTTCTCTTTTTGTAGCTTTTGGGTTTGATAATAGAACTTCCGGTAGTGATTTTCTTTTGTCTGTGAGATATGGCCATGAAATATTGACACAACTACTTGTTCAGTGTCTTGAGATGTTCAATTCAGATTAGATATTACTGTCCAACCAACCACTTAACTTTTCAATTGTTCAATTTGTTAGCTAAGAAATGCTTAAAAGTGATTTCTTACATGAAACCAATCAAAACATGTTCAATGTACTTGATAAGAAAACATGCTCAATGTCTACAAAAGGTTGGGTTCCCTTTGATCCTGGATGTATTGCCACAATTCTGCAGTTTCCTCCCCCCTCtctctttgttttttaataatGCAACAGTTCACtcttttgtaatattttattaattgaggATCTTCTGTTTTTGCAGCTTTGCGTTTTAATATTTATTGGGACTAATGGTGAGACATACTTCAATACAGGAGCCTTAGTTTCCTGTGTACAGAATTTTCCTAAAAGCCGTGGTCCAATAGTGGGGATACTTAAAGGATTTGCTGGGCTAAGTGGTGCAATTTTGACACAAGTTTATGCTATGTTCAACTTTCCTGATCAAGCATCCCTTGTTTTCATGGTTGCTGTTGGGCCATCAATTGTAATTACCGCTGTGATGTTCTTGGTTAGACCTGTAGGTGGTCACAAACAAGTTAGACCTTCAGATCATTCGAGCTTCCTATTTATCTACAGCATTTGCGTTATCCTGGCAGCTTATCTGTTGGCAGTTTTGCTTCTTCAGGATTTAAGCAGTCTAAATGAGAATGTGGTAATCTTTTTGACAATTATCTTACTTATTTTAATAGTGCTTCCGATTATTATTCctctttttttggttttcttcTCTGAACCAAGGCCGGTTTTGGAGGAGAGCCTTCTTCCTGAGCCAGAGAAACAAGGATCCTCTAGAATGGGGAGTTTCGTTCTCAGCCTCAGTGAGGTAGAAGATGAGAGGTCTTCTGAGGAAGACACACTCCCACCAtcagaaagacaaaagagaattGCACACTTGCAAGCTAAACTATACCAAGCAGCAGCAGAAGGAGCAGTTAGAGTCAAGCGGAGAAAAGGTCCACGCAGAGGAGAGAATTTCACTTTACTTCAGGCTCTAGTAAAGGCAGACTTTTGGCTTATTTTTCTCTCCCTAGTTCTAGCATCTGGTTCTGGTTTGACAGTGATTGATAATCTGGGTCAGATATCTCAGTCGTTAGGTTATTCTAACACCCACATATTTGTTTCAATGATAAGCATTTGGAACTTTCTTGGTCGTGTTGCTGGTGGATACTTCTCTGAGAATATAGTAAAGTATGTTTTCCAAGTTCCTAATTACCAATACAGTTTCTTCCTTATGGAAGCATTTTTTTCTGATGTTGTAACTTGTTTATAATGATTATCAGATACTATGCATACCCAAGACCTGTGGCAATGGCTGCAGTTCAAGTTGTTATGGCATTTGCTCTTTTCTTCTATGCTATGGGGTGGCCTGGTTCAATATATGTGGTTTCTGTGTTGATAGGACTCGGCTATGGAGCACACTGGGCTATTGTACCAGCTGCAGTCTCAGAACTTTTTGGATTGAAAAGCTTTGGTGCATTGTATAACTTCCTTACATTGGCTAGTCCAGCTGGTTCGCTGATATTTTCTGGTGTTATTGCTAGTGGTATATATGACTATCAGGCAAAGCAGCAACATGAACATCGGATTCAAGGTTCCGTACTGGGTCCAGGAGTGCCTCTTCTGAAGGATGACTTTCTTACTTGTTATGGTTCCATATGCTATTCACTCACAATGGGCATCATGTCAGGACTCTGCATCATTGCATTTATCTTGAGTATGATTGTTGTGCATCGAACGAAGAGGGTTTATGCACAGCTCTATGGCAAGCCTCTAGCTTGAAGGATATTCAACTTAAGACACTCTGCAGTTTATATCAATCAAATGTATCCTCATTCCTTGGCAGATTACTCAAGCGATTTTGAGGAAAGAGAAGGCATCACAGATTTAATCTGCGCGTACGCCCCCGGAAACTTAAGCCTTTGTCATGTCTCTTTGTTTATAAACTATTTTAGAGTGTTCTTGACAAACACAACTTTTAGATTCCCAGTGAACCATATTATTCCGTCATGTAATCCAGTCTATGAAGCaagtgtttttgtttttgttttgctGGAGATAACAGTCATTTGTAATTCTTGATCATATGTTAAGATCACTATTTGCGGTACAatgttaaaattttgaagaaatggAGAATGTGTTTGTTCTTTCATCTTCCTTACACTTGTCTGCTTCTGTCATACGGGCATGTACACAGTTCTTCTTTGATATTCTAATCAAACGGGACGTGTAAAAAGATAGTAGCTTTAAAATTCATCAGTGTAGAAAGTTATGCAAAAGACAAATGTTAGTCGGTTTGTAGATCACGCAAACTCAAAAGTATAACATAGTGACAAGAATCTTGTAACTGAAagttttgagtatttttttGAACATAATGCGTGAAAAAAGTGAATGCAAAACAAAACACGTTCcatcaatattaatttaaaaacaaatagaaCACCCCTTGACGAAAAATTACAATCAAAATACTTTTTCGTAAATAGTTTAACCATGGTTAAAAACTAACCATGGTGAGAGGTTTAAACcaacccccctccccccaactacaaacaaaatacaaataaatagagCATGCCAATAGCCAAACCTGAAAAATGTACTATACTTAAATTCAGGAAAAACAAaaccttttttctttctcttctctttGCCGAAGAAA encodes the following:
- the LOC101247496 gene encoding protein NUCLEAR FUSION DEFECTIVE 4 isoform X1 — protein: MVQFSEKFRGLVNDRWLVFVASMWVQSCSGIGYLFGSISPVIKSGMGYNQRQIALLGVAKDLGDAIGFLAGILCEVLPIWAVLFIGVVQNFVGYGVVWLIVAHKLPALPLWVLCVLIFIGTNGETYFNTGALVSCVQNFPKSRGPIVGILKGFAGLSGAILTQVYAMFNFPDQASLVFMVAVGPSIVITAVMFLVRPVGGHKQVRPSDHSSFLFIYSICVILAAYLLAVLLLQDLSSLNENVVIFLTIILLILIVLPIIIPLFLVFFSEPRPVLEESLLPEPEKQGSSRMGSFVLSLSEVEDERSSEEDTLPPSERQKRIAHLQAKLYQAAAEGAVRVKRRKGPRRGENFTLLQALVKADFWLIFLSLVLASGSGLTVIDNLGQISQSLGYSNTHIFVSMISIWNFLGRVAGGYFSENIVKYYAYPRPVAMAAVQVVMAFALFFYAMGWPGSIYVVSVLIGLGYGAHWAIVPAAVSELFGLKSFGALYNFLTLASPAGSLIFSGVIASGIYDYQAKQQHEHRIQGSVLGPGVPLLKDDFLTCYGSICYSLTMGIMSGLCIIAFILSMIVVHRTKRVYAQLYGKPLA
- the LOC101247496 gene encoding protein NUCLEAR FUSION DEFECTIVE 4 isoform X2, translating into MKPIKTCSMYLIRKHAQCLQKLCVLIFIGTNGETYFNTGALVSCVQNFPKSRGPIVGILKGFAGLSGAILTQVYAMFNFPDQASLVFMVAVGPSIVITAVMFLVRPVGGHKQVRPSDHSSFLFIYSICVILAAYLLAVLLLQDLSSLNENVVIFLTIILLILIVLPIIIPLFLVFFSEPRPVLEESLLPEPEKQGSSRMGSFVLSLSEVEDERSSEEDTLPPSERQKRIAHLQAKLYQAAAEGAVRVKRRKGPRRGENFTLLQALVKADFWLIFLSLVLASGSGLTVIDNLGQISQSLGYSNTHIFVSMISIWNFLGRVAGGYFSENIVKYYAYPRPVAMAAVQVVMAFALFFYAMGWPGSIYVVSVLIGLGYGAHWAIVPAAVSELFGLKSFGALYNFLTLASPAGSLIFSGVIASGIYDYQAKQQHEHRIQGSVLGPGVPLLKDDFLTCYGSICYSLTMGIMSGLCIIAFILSMIVVHRTKRVYAQLYGKPLA